A region from the Aphis gossypii isolate Hap1 chromosome 1, ASM2018417v2, whole genome shotgun sequence genome encodes:
- the LOC114119714 gene encoding 40S ribosomal protein S15 — MAENTGEVEHKAKRPFRKFTYRGVDLDQLLDIQGEQLIELLHSRARRRFSRGGLKRKESALVKKLRRAKKEAPPMEKPEAVKTHLRNMIIVPEMVGSIIGVYNGKVFNQIEIKPEMIGHYLGEFSVTYKPVKHGRPGIGATHSSRFIPLK, encoded by the exons GGTGAAGTTGAGCACAAGGCTAAAAGGCCTTTCCGTAAATTCACATACCGTGGCGTCGATTTGGACCAACTTTTGGACATCCAAGG agaaCAGTTAATCGAGCTGTTGCACTCACGTGCTCGCAGGCGTTTCTCTCGTGGTGGTCTTAAACGTAAAGAGTCAGCGTTGGTGAAGAAATTGCGCCGGGCAAAGAAAGAGGCTCCACCAATGGAAAAACCTGAAGCTGTAAAAACTCATCTCCGTAACATGATCATTGTTCCCGAAATGGTAGGCAGTATTATTGGTGTCTACAATGGAAAAGTTTTCAATCAAATTGAAATCAAG ccTGAAATGATTGGTCATTATTTGGGTGAATTCAGTGTAACATACAAACCAGTTAAGCACGGAAGACCTGGTATTGGTGCCACTCACAGCTCTAGGTTTATtccattgaaataa